In Oryza brachyantha chromosome 1, ObraRS2, whole genome shotgun sequence, the following are encoded in one genomic region:
- the LOC102702810 gene encoding uncharacterized protein LOC102702810, with product MAGTHCSDQTSPILTEYHITVPTLHEVHHERRLLDCLRATPSVEWLKNINLCSPLTNFRLPSTSVRRYVHVEVHFIRRINWSSVFTFCKNWLKHPLNIALLAWLLCVAAAGGMLILLLLGLLNRAFPSKPLRHHWIEIDNQILNALFTLMSIYQHPGLIHHLVLLCRWRAEDAAELRKVYCKNGDRRPGERAHMSVVVALLHLTCISQYVVCNLYWAYRRRSRSEFADNFFFVLGVVAPVIAGAYTVYSPLGRDGDAASGEETKQQHTSEAELPETRTLIGDPVWAGGLLDCGEDPAACCLSSLCTFCVFGWNMERLGFGNMYVHTAMFLLLCVAPFWVFNITALNIHDYVLGDAVGAAGIALCFLGLLYGGFWRVQMRKRFALPGSRWCCGSASLRDYAQWLFCWPCALAQEVRTGNLYDVEDGGFYEKAVDGGDADDGAASTSAVELPVSVGVAAGDVKLGLDGEMIAPARPMMETGERQTGAADVAANGCTELKS from the coding sequence ATGGCAGGCACACATTGCTCAGATCAAACCTCTCCAATTTTGACTGAATATCATATCACAGTTCCTACTCTTCATGAAGTCCATCACGAGAGAAGGCTACTGGATTGCCTCAGAGCCACTCCCTCGGTGGAGTGGCTGAAGAATATCAACCTGTGTTCCCCACTGACAAATTTCCGGCTGCCATCTACCAGCGTCCGCCGCTACGTCCATGTCGAGGTTCACTTCATCAGAAGAATCAACTGGAGTTCAGTGTTCACCTTCTGCAAGAACTGGCTCAAGCATCCTTTGAACATTGCTCTCCTCGCATGGCTGCTCTGCGTCGCTGCAGCTGGTGGCATGTTGATCCTGCTCCTGCTAGGCTTGCTGAACAGGGCATTCCCTTCCAAGCCGCTGAGGCACCACTGGATAGAGATCGACAACCAAAtcctcaacgcgctcttcaCTCTCATGAGCATATACCAGCATCCCGGCCTCATCCACCACCTCGTCCTCCTCTGTCGGTGGCGGGCAGAGGATGCCGCCGAGCTCAGGAAGGTGTACTGCAAGAATGGCGACCGCCGTCCCGGCGAGCGAGCGCACATGTCCGTCGTGGTGGCTCTCCTCCATCTCACTTGCATTTCCCAATACGTGGTGTGCAACCTCTACTGGGCCTACCGCAGGAGATCGCGGTCCGAGTTCGCGGATAACTTTTTCTTCGTTCTCGGCGTCGTCGCGCCCGTCATCGCCGGAGCGTACACGGTGTACAGCCCTCTAGGCAGGGACGGCGACGCTGCCTCCGGCGAGGAAACCAAGCAGCAGCACACAAGCGAAGCCGAGCTGCCTGAGACAAGAACATTGATCGGCGACCCCGTGTGGGCGGGCGGCCTGCTCGACTGCGGCGAGGACCCTGCGGCGTGCTGTCTCTCGTCCCTGTGCACCTTCTGCGTGTTCGGCTGGAACATGGAGCGGCTCGGGTTCGGCAACATGTACGTCCACACCGCCATGTTCCTGCTGCTCTGCGTCGCGCCGTTCTGGGTGTTCAACATCACGGCGCTCAACATCCACGACTACGTCCTCGGCGACGCCGTGGGCGCCGCGGGGATCGCGCTCTGCTTCCTCGGCCTGCTCTACGGCGGGTTCTGGAGGGTCCAGATGAGGAAGAGGTTCGCGCTGCCGGGGAGCCGGTGGTGCTGCGGCTCGGCGTCGCTGAGGGACTACGCGCAGTGGCTCTTCTGCTGGCCGTGCGCGCTCGCGCAGGAGGTGCGCACGGGGAACCTGTACGACGTGGAGGACGGCGGCTTCTACGAGAaggcggtggacggcggcgatgcggACGATGGCGCAGCATCGACGTCCGCGGTGGAATTACCGGTCTCGGTGGGAGTTGCTGCTGGGGATGTCAAACTCGGTTTGGACGGTGAGATGATCGCGCCCGCCCGGCCGATGATGGAGACCGGTGAAAGGCAAACAGGTGCTGCAGACGTTGCAGCGAATGGTTGCACCGAGCTCAAAAGCTAA
- the LOC102712589 gene encoding WRKY transcription factor WRKY24, which yields MTTSSSGSIETSANSRPGPYSFAGTSFTDLLGGNAVAGGGASRYKAMTPPSLPLSPPPVSPSSFFNSPIGMNQADFLGSPVLLTSSIFPSPTTGAFASQHFDWRPEVAAQSADQGGKHEQRTSYSDFSFQTAPASEEAARTTTFQPPVPPAPLGNEAYRGHQQQQPWGYQQQPAGMDAGANTASFGAAPFQTTSSEMAPQVQGGGGYSQPQSQRRSSDDGYNWRKYGQKQVKGSENPRSYYKCTYPNCPTKKKVERSLDGQITEIVYKGTHNHPKPQNTRRSSGSAAAQVLQSGGDMSEHSFGGMSGTAATPENSSASFGDDEIGVGSPRAGNNAGGDEFDDDEPDSKRWRKDGDGEGISMAGNRTVREPRVVVQTMSDIDILDDGYRWRKYGQKVVKGNPNPRSYYKCTTAGCPVRKHVERASHDLRAVITTYEGKHNHDVPAARGSAALYRPAPPVAAASHQYLPNQPTVSYQSGAAGPQSYALRPDGFGAQGGSFVLGGGAAPLQDGGSSFGGFSGFDDARGSYMSQHHQQQRQHDAMHASRAKEEPGDDMFFQNSLY from the exons ATGACAACCTCGTCGTCCGGGAGCATCGAGACGTCGGCCAATTCCCGGCCGGGGCCTTACTCTTTCGCCGGCACGAGCTTCACGGACCTCCTCGGTGGCaacgcggtggccggcggcggggcgtcAAGGTACAAGGCCATGACTCCGCCTTCGctgccgctctcgccgccgccggtgtcgccgtcgtccttcTTCAACAGCCCGATCGGCATGAACCAGGCTGACTTCCTCGGCTCGCCGGTGCTCCTGACCTCCAGT ATCTTCCCGTCGCCGACAACGGGCGCATTCGCGTCGCAGCACTTCGACTGGAGgccggaggtggcggcgcagaGCGCCGATCAAGGCGGCAAGCACGAGCAGAGGACTTCCTATTCCGACTTCTCGTTCCAGACGGCGCCGGCAAGCGAAGAGGCCGCGCGAACGACGACTTTTCAGCCACCGGTCCCACCGGCCCCACTG GGGAATGAGGCATACAGAggtcatcagcagcagcagccatgggGCTACCAGCAGCAGCCTGCAGGCATGGACGCGGGAGCCAACACGGCGAGCTTCGGCGCGGCGCCGTTCCAGACGACCTCGTCGGAGATGGCGCCACAGgtgcagggcggcggcgggtacaGCCAACCGCAGTCGCAGAGGCGGTCATCGGACGACGGCTACAACTGGCGCAAGTACGGGCAGAAGCAGGTGAAGGGGAGCGAGAACCCACGCAGCTACTACAAGTGCACCTACCCGAACTGCCCAACCAAGAAGAAGGTGGAGAGGTCGCTCGACGGCCAGATCACCGAGATCGTGTACAAGGGCACGCACAACCACCCCAAGCCACAGAACACCCGGAGGAGctccggctcggcggcggcgcaggtcCTGCAGAGTGGCGGCGACATGTCCGAGCATTCCTTCGGGGGCATGTCCGGCACGGCCGCGACACCAGAGAACTCGTCGGCGTCgttcggcgacgacgagatcgGCGTGGGCTCCCCGCGGGCTGGGAATAATGCCGGGGGCGACGagttcgacgacgacgagccggACTCCAAGAGATG GaggaaagacggtgacggcgaggggaTCTCCATGGCTGGCAACCGGACGGTGCGGGAACCAAGGGTCGTCGTCCAAACGATGAGCGACATCGACATCCTCGACGACGGCTACCGCTGGAGAAAGTACGGCCAGAAGGTGGTGAAGGGCAACCCGAACCCAAG GAGCTACTACAAGTGCACCACGGCCGGTTGCCCCGTGCGGAAGCACGTGGAGCGCGCGTCCCACGACCTGCGCGCCGTGATCACCACCTACGAGGGCAAGCACAACCACGACGTGCCCGCCGCGCGGGGGAGCGCCGCGCTCTaccgccccgcgccgccggttgCCGCCGCCAGCCACCAGTACCTGCCGAACCAGCCGACCGTGTCCTACCagtccggcgccgccgggccgCAGTCCTACGCTCTCAGGCCCGACGGGTTCGGCGCACAGGGCGGCTCGTTCGTcctcggtggcggcgcggcgccgttGCAGGACGGCGGGAGCAGCTTCGGAGGCTTCTCCGGGTTCGACGACGCCAGGGGCTCGTACATGAGCcagcaccaccagcagcagagGCAGCACGACGCGATGCACGCCTCGAGAGCCAAGGAGGAGCCCGGAGATGACATGTTCTTCCAGAACTCGCTCTACTGA
- the LOC102712866 gene encoding uncharacterized protein LOC102712866: protein MGNSLRCCLACVLPCGALDVVRIVHLSGHVDEFSCPITAGAVLAAHPNHTLTTAWSSAGVGCPTKKLVIVSPDSELKRGRIYFLIPSATLPADRRKKNRPSSSKKSKWPSHQHKSSGATAASTAEQDNYLRELLSSGHRRRRSGSRVGVWRPQLESIVEETSD, encoded by the coding sequence ATGGGCAACAGCCTGCGGTGCTGCCTGGCCTGCGTGCTCCCCTGCGGCGCGCTCGACGTCGTCCGCATCGTCCACCTCAGCGGGCACGTCGACGAGTTCAGCTGCCCaatcaccgccggcgccgtcctcgccgctcACCCCAACCACACGCTCACCACCGCGTGGTCCTCCGCCGGCGTCGGGTGCCCCACCAAGAAGCTCGTCATCGTGTCACCCGACTCCGAGCTTAAGCGCGGCCGCATCTACTTCCTCATCCCCTCGGCGACCCTGCCGGCCgacaggaggaagaagaaccgGCCGAGCTCATCCAAGAAGAGCAAGTGGCCGAGCCACCAACACAAGAGCAGCGGCGCGACGGCCGCGAGCACCGCGGAGCAGGACAACTACCTGAGGGAGCTGCTGTCGAGTGGtcaccggaggcggcggagcggcaGCCGTGTCGGCGTATGGCGGCCGCAACTCGAGAGCATAGTGGAGGAGACATCGGATTAG